A section of the Papaver somniferum cultivar HN1 unplaced genomic scaffold, ASM357369v1 unplaced-scaffold_53, whole genome shotgun sequence genome encodes:
- the LOC113343060 gene encoding uncharacterized protein LOC113343060 yields MRVLFWNINGVASTTAHSKLRELIRDFHPEVFGLAEPKVACSTNFGRRLISEGYSSFIINNSANSGIANLWVCYKDGLHVSVVNSSKQAITIAVDGVYISFVHASYIQTTRRRLWQQLVMQDTITPWLVIGDFNCILRLNEKKGGLEIRSSVIDEFSDWMDDNDLFESDSLGSKFTWCNRQSGTRRIVSKLDRAIINAAWLAKFENWRRKALPREVSDHSTLLGYPFYVPRPCRAPFRVQKMWFLHGDFLRMRLKIAMKDWNLRIFGNVNSRLKQDQLRFEIAALISDEDPSNTAKLNAMKDAMKTLCDTHLQQLTMLKQKSRNKWLVEGSSNSSFFHNSIRIRKSSNTISELVDMNGTCLTNYEQLRNHVVQFYEDKFNGQDPVIEGDLFDFEHASIYVEESNAMDMIPSPEEIKQAVFDLSADSAPGPDGFSGCFYRHCWDIIHDDLTKAIIHCWNAGRIPNGVNSSFIILLAKSARISVILNGSPEGYFRINRGLRQGNSKSLHNLVDLLGRYQRASGQTVCRQKSKIYYGGGSSSWCNYIASYLGMSVATFLDRYLGVQIMPGIVRYSHISNVVEKIRNQLAGWRGRLLSFHDRIVLVKSVISSYYIHNMAIYKWPHKFILQFERAIRNFIWSGDSNINRVVVVAYDKICCPFEEGGLGLTRMDTMNKALIMKLWWKIRTSTKKWALFLNEKLFDRKGCIKHSGVKSSIFPGLRSVYNCVEKNAKVLIGDGRDTSLYYDIWFDKTSIAEVLNDYSLDATARVSDILKDGLWDIPEIHLQFLIAAGLELNRMPIPMGGADVRVWMPELKGEFSVKSATELIRHKYSRLEGTQLLWRKEVHPVLAAQNWKFLRGACATYDLIRRRFKISLANKCCLCGVQEETLTHVLYECCFATRAWNWLADVFKLQPNANLIFSFKAAKGRSHIVHDLWLIANLVLRSELWQLRNKAVFEDKKPNWSIFHKRVLKLIQDYSIRIKGHMNNSADDVVLLNYFRVQHHSVKWHQPVACFWLPPEANELKICCDGAERGNPGVAGAGVVARDEHCSVLGAMIKKL; encoded by the exons ATGCGGGTTCTTTTTTGGAATATCAATGGTGTTGCGAGTACAACAGCACATTCTAAGCTTAGGGAGCTGATTAGAGATTTCCATCCTGAAGTTTTTGGCCTTGCTGAACCAAAAGTGGCGTGCTCAACAAATTTTGGGAGGAGGCTAATTTCTGAAGGTTATTCTTCGTTTATTATTAATAATTCTGCTAATTCTGGTATTGCAAATCTTTGGGTTTGTTATAAGGATGGGCTTCATGTTTCTGTAGTTAATTCTAGTAAACAAGCTATTACTATTGCGGTTGATGGTGTGTATATCTCTTTTGTCCATGCTAGCTACATTCAAACTACTAGGCGCAGGCTTTGGCAGCAACTAGTTATGCAAGATACAATTACACCTTGGCTTGTCATAggtgattttaattgtattttgcGTTTGAATGAGAAGAAAGGTGGCTTGGAAATAAGATCGTCTGTTATTGATGAGTTCAGTGATTGGATGGatgataatgatctttttgaATCGGATTCCTTGGGCAGCAAATTCACTTGGTGTAATAGGCAATCTGGTACTAGGCGTATtgttagtaagttggatcgtgcaaTTATTAATGCGGCTTGGCTTGCTAAATTTGAGAATTGGCGgcgtaaagctcttcctagggaagtttccgaccattctaCTCTTCTTGGGTATCCTTTTTATGTTCCTAGGCCTTGTCGAGCTCCTTTTCGTgttcaaaagatgtggtttttacatGGGGATTTTCTCCGGATG CGGCTGAAGATTGCAATGAAGGATTGGAATCTGAGGATTTTTGGTAATGTGAATTCTCGTTTGAAGCAAGACCAACTTCGTTTTGAGATAGCAGCTCTTATTTCAGATGAGGATCCTAGTAATACTGCTAAACTAAATGCAATGAAGGATGCTATGAAGACTTTATGTGATACTCATTTGCAACAGTTAACTATGCTCAAGCAAAAGTCTAGGAACAAATGGTTGGTGGAGGGTTCAAGTAATTCCAGTTTCTTTCATAATAGCATTAGAATTAGAAAAAGTTCTAATACTATTTCGGAACTTGTTGATATGAATGGGACTTGTTTGACAAATTATGAGCAGCTTCGTAATCATGTAGTTCAGTTCTATGAAGATAAGTTCAATGGCCAAGATCCGGTGATAGAAGGTGATTTATTTGATTTTGAGCATGCTTCAATTTATGTTGAGGAGAGCAACGCCATGGATATGATTCCATCCCCGGAAGAAATTAAGCAAGCTGTTTTTGATCTGAGTGCGGATAGTGCCCCAGGGccggatggtttctctggttgtttctatcGTCATTGTTGGGATATTATTCATGATGATTTAACCAAGGCCATTATTCATTGCTGGAATGCGGGTAGGATTCCAAATGGTGTTAATTCATCTTTTATCATCTTGCTGGCTAAG TCTGCTAGAATTTCTGTCATTTTGAATGGTAGTCCGGAAGGTTACTTCAGAATTAACAGAGGTTTGCGTCAAG gtaaTTCCAAAAGTCTTCACAATCTTGTAGACTTGTTGGGAAGATATCAGCGTGCTTCAGGTCAGACTGTTTGTCGCCAAAAGAGtaagatttattatggtggtggttcttcgAGTTGGTGTAATTATATTGCATCTTATTTGGGGATGAGTGTAGCTACTTTTCTAGACCGCtatttgggagttcaaattatgcCAGGTATTGTTCGATATAGCCATATTAGCAATGTTGTTGAAAAGATTAGAAATCAGCTTGCTGGTTGGAGAGGGAGGTTATTATCTTTTCATGATCGCATTGTTCTTGTTAAATCAGTTATTTCCAGTTATTATATTCATAATATGGCTATTTATAAGTGGCCTCATAAGTTTATTCTTCAATTTGAGAGGGCTATCCGTAACTTTATTTGGTCTGGTGATTCGAACATTAATCGTGTGGTGGTAGTGGCTTATGATAAAATATGTTGCCCTTTTGAGGAGGGGGGTCTCGGACTAACTCGTATGGACACTATGAACAAAGCTCTTATTATGAAACTATGGTGGAAGATTCGTACTTCTACAAAGAAGTGGGCTCTTTTCCTGAATGAAAAATTATTTGATCGTAAGGGTTGTATTAAGCATTCTGGggttaaatcttctatttttcctgGTTTAAGGAGTGTGTATAATTGTGTGGAAAAGAATGCTAAGGTCTTAATTGGTGATGGTAGAGATACTTCTCTTTATTATGACATTTGGTTTGATAAGACTAGTATTGCTGAAGTGCTAAATGATTATTCTCTAGATGCAACAGCAAGAGTTAGTGATATTTTAAAGGATGGCCTTTGGGATATTCCTGAAATTCACCTGCAATTCTTGATTGCCGCTGGCCTAGAGTTGAATAGGATGCCAATTCCTATGGGTGGAGCTGATGTTAGGGTATGGATGCCGGAGTTGAAGGGTGAGTTCAGCGTTAAGTCTGCAACTGAGTTGATTCGGCATAAGTATTCTCGGCTAGAAGGTACGCAACTTTTGTGGAGAAAAGAAGTTCATCCTGTTCTTGCTGCTCAAAACTGGAAATTCTTACGTGGAGCATGTGCTACGTATGACCTTATTAGGCGCAGGTTCAAGATCTCTCTTGCTAACAAATGCTGCCTGTGTGGTGTTCAAGAGGAAACTCTTACTCATGTGTTATATGAGTGTTGCTTTGCTACAAGGGCCTGGAATTGGCTAGCTGATGTGTTCAAATTACAACCTAATGCTAaccttattttttcttttaaagcaGCAAAAGGAAGGAGTCATATTGTCCATGATCTGTGGCTTATTGCCAACCTTGTTCTTAGGTCGGAGCTATGGCAGTTGCGGAACAAGGCTGTTTTCGAGGATAAAAAGCCTAATTGGAGTATCTTTCATAAGCGCGTTCTGAAGTTGATTCAAGATTATTCAATTCGGATCAAGGGTCATATGAACAATAGTGCTGATGatgttgttcttctgaactaTTTTAGAGTTCAGCACCATAGTGTGAAGTGGCATCAACCTGTGGCTTGTTTTTGGTTACCGCCTGAGGCTAATGAATTAaaaatttgttgtgatggagcggAGAGAGGTAACCCAGGCGTTGCGGGTGCAGGTGTAGTAGCTAGGGATGAGCATTGTTCAGTTCTTGGTGCTATGA tcaagaaattaTAA